A single window of Cydia splendana chromosome 13, ilCydSple1.2, whole genome shotgun sequence DNA harbors:
- the LOC134795988 gene encoding charged multivesicular body protein 2b-B, which yields MNFFRKEPTVKEQQRQNDRELRKATRELDRDKATLEREEKKLEMEIKKMAKEGNNEGCKILARQLVQLRKQKTRIYAANSKIANVQMTNKTMGANIAIAGAMGTTAKTMGSINKVMNPHQIAKDMEGFKQANARLDMTDEMINDTLDDIMDESGDEEETEGVVNKVLDEIGIEISGKMANAPSVNRGKLGETTADKDIMAQLAKLKS from the exons ATGAATTTCTTCAGGAAAGAGCCCACTGTTAAAG AACAGCAGAGACAGAATGACCGGGAACTGCGCAAAGCTACCAGAGAGCTCGATAGGGATAAGGCCACGCTAGAGAGAGAAGAAAAGAAACTG GAAATGGAAATCAAAAAAATGGCAAAAGAAGGAAACAATGAAGGTTGTAAAATATTAGCAAGGCAGTTGGTTCAGCTGCGGAAACAGAAGACAAGAATATATGCGGCTAACAGCAAG ATTGCCAATGTCCAAATGACTAACAAGACCATGGGTGCCAACATAGCCATAGCAGGGGCCATGGGTACCACAGCCAAGACCATGGGCAGCATAAATAAGGTCATGAACCCGCACCAGATTGCCAAGGACATGGAAGGATTTAAACAGGCaaatgctaggctggatatgactgatgaaatga tcaATGACACACTAGACGACATAATGGACGAGTCCGGAGATGAAGAGGAGACTGAGGGCGTAGTCAACAAGGTCCTTGACGAAATAGGCATCGAGATCAGTGGAAAG aTGGCAAACGCCCCATCGGTGAACCGCGGCAAGCTAGGCGAGACCACGGCCGACAAAGACATTATGGCACAGCTCGCCAAACTCAAGTCCTAG